A single window of Salifodinibacter halophilus DNA harbors:
- a CDS encoding cytochrome ubiquinol oxidase subunit I — protein MDALLLSRIQFGFVISFHILFPAFTIGLASWLAFVEWRWLRTRDTLWRDLFFFWTK, from the coding sequence TGCTGTCGCGGATCCAGTTCGGCTTCGTCATCTCTTTCCACATTCTGTTCCCGGCCTTCACCATCGGCCTGGCCAGTTGGCTGGCCTTCGTCGAATGGCGCTGGCTGCGCACCCGCGACACGCTCTGGCGCGATCTGTTCTTCTTCTGGACCAAG